One stretch of Macrobrachium nipponense isolate FS-2020 chromosome 16, ASM1510439v2, whole genome shotgun sequence DNA includes these proteins:
- the LOC135195716 gene encoding uncharacterized protein LOC135195716 isoform X3 encodes MAQFPSLDLLTEVDELAMCAEADSTTTTTDPTTTTSQLAGSQPEEEEEDPLELDPPNSRHDVSKATPESDHSTYVTSNGSEGGRSGTVRIIVNTSANSPDEMVAPAILPNPSHNLVKIPKGSLCSQAIRVKRTVSSGGRNDAAKAEQLVRPRARAHPCNRQQRVVGSVRKISETTSESGDALLPRSPVSSESLAMDSSPFWSLRSRRPSVSSVASESGTKRKAYELEPLSDPQMERCRKNALNAKKNREMKKAHVTHLERKVLDVSRERDQLAGENESLREANVRLEEQVKHLRNLLENQSPLAALIGKLSPASVVLGEAPTGEDDDKIISSGMCLHVDGQEATIEYCAYCAKKAGKKLKL; translated from the exons ATGGCCCAGTTCCCTTCGCTTGATCTGTTGACCGAAGTGGACGAGCTGGCCATGTGCGCTGAGG CGGACTCGACGACCACCACCACcgaccccaccaccaccaccagccagCTCGCAGGAAGCCAGccggaagaggaagaagaagacccaCTAGAACTCGACCCCCCAAACTCACGGCATGACGTAAGCAAAGCCACCCCTGAATCGGACCACTCGACTTACGTCACAAGCAACGGTTCTGAAGGTGGGCGTTCGGGTACTGTGCGGATCATAGTCAACACGAGTGCCAATTCGCCCGATGAAATGGTCGCCCCAGCAATATTGCCAAACCCATCTCACAACTTGGTGAAAATCCCCAAGGGTAGCCTATGTTCGCAGGCGATTAGAGTGAAACGTACTGTATCTTCTGGTGGAAGAAATGACGCTGCGAAAGCTGAGCAGTTGGTGCGACCCAGGGCCAGGGCCCACCCATGTAATCGACAGCAGAGAGTTGTCGGTAGTGTACGCAAAATCTCCGAGACCACGTCTGAGTCAGGGGATGCTTTGCTGCCAAGATCGCCAGTTTCAAGTGAATCCCTCGCTATGGACAGTTCACCGTTTTGGTCCCTGCGATCTAGGCGCCCATCTGTGTCGTCTGTTGCGTCAGAGTCGGGGACGAAACGAAAGGCTTACGAGCTTGAGCCCTTGAGTGATCCGCAAATGGAACGTTGTAGGAAAAACGCCTTGAACGCTAAGAAAAACCGGGAAATGAAAAAGGCTCATGTGACTCATTTGGAACGCAAGGTGTTGGATGTCAGTCGAGAAAGGGACCAGCTGGCTGGTGAAAATGAGAGTCTCAGGGAGGCCAATGTCAGGCTAGAAGAACAAGTGAAGCATCTTCGTAATCTGCTCGAGAATCAGTCGCCGTTGGCTGCGTTAATTGGTAAATTATCACCGGCGAGTGTTGTCCTTGGTGAGGCGCCCACCGGTGAAGACGACGATAAAATTATATCTAGTGGTATGTGTCTGCATGTAGATGGCCAAGAAGCAACCATCGAGTATTGTGCTTATTGTGCCAAAAAAGCTGGAAAAAAGCTAAAGTTGTAG
- the LOC135195716 gene encoding uncharacterized protein LOC135195716 isoform X1, with translation MAQFPSLDLLTEVDELAMCAEGKGVENSFHFLFHDDSLDCSLSDRPATDGMFLDDSMLAVDSSSNVLLGDPLFNLSDPNELHFLQPPNLGSNPETLIPVSLPADSTTTTTDPTTTTSQLAGSQPEEEEEDPLELDPPNSRHDVSKATPESDHSTYVTSNGSEGGRSGTVRIIVNTSANSPDEMVAPAILPNPSHNLVKIPKGSLCSQAIRVKRTVSSGGRNDAAKAEQLVRPRARAHPCNRQQRVVGSVRKISETTSESGDALLPRSPVSSESLAMDSSPFWSLRSRRPSVSSVASESGTKRKAYELEPLSDPQMERCRKNALNAKKNREMKKAHVTHLERKVLDVSRERDQLAGENESLREANVRLEEQVKHLRNLLENQSPLAALIGKLSPASVVLGEAPTGEDDDKIISSGMCLHVDGQEATIEYCAYCAKKAGKKLKL, from the coding sequence ATGGCCCAGTTCCCTTCGCTTGATCTGTTGACCGAAGTGGACGAGCTGGCCATGTGCGCTGAGGGTAAGGGCGTTGAAAATagcttccatttccttttccatgaCGATTCACTAGACTGTAGCCTGAGCGATCGCCCAGCCACAGATGGTATGTTTTTGGATGATTCAATGTTGGCTGTGGATTCTAGCAGTAATGTCCTGCTGGGCGATCCTCTTTTCAATTTGTCTGATCCAAATGAATTGCACTTTCTGCAGCCACCCAATCTTGGTTCCAACCCTGAGACTCTCATCCCAGTTTCCCTTCCAGCGGACTCGACGACCACCACCACcgaccccaccaccaccaccagccagCTCGCAGGAAGCCAGccggaagaggaagaagaagacccaCTAGAACTCGACCCCCCAAACTCACGGCATGACGTAAGCAAAGCCACCCCTGAATCGGACCACTCGACTTACGTCACAAGCAACGGTTCTGAAGGTGGGCGTTCGGGTACTGTGCGGATCATAGTCAACACGAGTGCCAATTCGCCCGATGAAATGGTCGCCCCAGCAATATTGCCAAACCCATCTCACAACTTGGTGAAAATCCCCAAGGGTAGCCTATGTTCGCAGGCGATTAGAGTGAAACGTACTGTATCTTCTGGTGGAAGAAATGACGCTGCGAAAGCTGAGCAGTTGGTGCGACCCAGGGCCAGGGCCCACCCATGTAATCGACAGCAGAGAGTTGTCGGTAGTGTACGCAAAATCTCCGAGACCACGTCTGAGTCAGGGGATGCTTTGCTGCCAAGATCGCCAGTTTCAAGTGAATCCCTCGCTATGGACAGTTCACCGTTTTGGTCCCTGCGATCTAGGCGCCCATCTGTGTCGTCTGTTGCGTCAGAGTCGGGGACGAAACGAAAGGCTTACGAGCTTGAGCCCTTGAGTGATCCGCAAATGGAACGTTGTAGGAAAAACGCCTTGAACGCTAAGAAAAACCGGGAAATGAAAAAGGCTCATGTGACTCATTTGGAACGCAAGGTGTTGGATGTCAGTCGAGAAAGGGACCAGCTGGCTGGTGAAAATGAGAGTCTCAGGGAGGCCAATGTCAGGCTAGAAGAACAAGTGAAGCATCTTCGTAATCTGCTCGAGAATCAGTCGCCGTTGGCTGCGTTAATTGGTAAATTATCACCGGCGAGTGTTGTCCTTGGTGAGGCGCCCACCGGTGAAGACGACGATAAAATTATATCTAGTGGTATGTGTCTGCATGTAGATGGCCAAGAAGCAACCATCGAGTATTGTGCTTATTGTGCCAAAAAAGCTGGAAAAAAGCTAAAGTTGTAG
- the LOC135195716 gene encoding uncharacterized protein LOC135195716 isoform X2 — MAQFPSLDLLTEVDELAMCAEGKGVENSFHFLFHDDSLDCSLSDRPATDGMFLDDSMLAVDSSSNVLLGDPLFNLSDPNELHFLQPPNLGSNPETLIPVSLPADSTTTTTDPTTTTSQLAGSQPEEEEEDPLELDPPNSRHDVSKATPESDHSTYVTSNGSEGGRSGTVRIIVNTSANSPDEMVAPAILPNPSHNLVKIPKGSLCSQAIRVKRTVSSGGRNDAAKAEQLVRPRARAHPCNRQQRVVGSVRKISETTSESGDALLPRSPVSSESLAMDSSPFWSLRSRRPSVSSVASESGTKRKAYELEPLSDPQMERCRKNALNAKKNREMKKAHVTHLERKVLDVSRERDQLAGENESLREANVRLEEQVKHLRNLLENQSPLAALIGKLSPASVVLGEAPTGEDDDKIISSASGR; from the coding sequence ATGGCCCAGTTCCCTTCGCTTGATCTGTTGACCGAAGTGGACGAGCTGGCCATGTGCGCTGAGGGTAAGGGCGTTGAAAATagcttccatttccttttccatgaCGATTCACTAGACTGTAGCCTGAGCGATCGCCCAGCCACAGATGGTATGTTTTTGGATGATTCAATGTTGGCTGTGGATTCTAGCAGTAATGTCCTGCTGGGCGATCCTCTTTTCAATTTGTCTGATCCAAATGAATTGCACTTTCTGCAGCCACCCAATCTTGGTTCCAACCCTGAGACTCTCATCCCAGTTTCCCTTCCAGCGGACTCGACGACCACCACCACcgaccccaccaccaccaccagccagCTCGCAGGAAGCCAGccggaagaggaagaagaagacccaCTAGAACTCGACCCCCCAAACTCACGGCATGACGTAAGCAAAGCCACCCCTGAATCGGACCACTCGACTTACGTCACAAGCAACGGTTCTGAAGGTGGGCGTTCGGGTACTGTGCGGATCATAGTCAACACGAGTGCCAATTCGCCCGATGAAATGGTCGCCCCAGCAATATTGCCAAACCCATCTCACAACTTGGTGAAAATCCCCAAGGGTAGCCTATGTTCGCAGGCGATTAGAGTGAAACGTACTGTATCTTCTGGTGGAAGAAATGACGCTGCGAAAGCTGAGCAGTTGGTGCGACCCAGGGCCAGGGCCCACCCATGTAATCGACAGCAGAGAGTTGTCGGTAGTGTACGCAAAATCTCCGAGACCACGTCTGAGTCAGGGGATGCTTTGCTGCCAAGATCGCCAGTTTCAAGTGAATCCCTCGCTATGGACAGTTCACCGTTTTGGTCCCTGCGATCTAGGCGCCCATCTGTGTCGTCTGTTGCGTCAGAGTCGGGGACGAAACGAAAGGCTTACGAGCTTGAGCCCTTGAGTGATCCGCAAATGGAACGTTGTAGGAAAAACGCCTTGAACGCTAAGAAAAACCGGGAAATGAAAAAGGCTCATGTGACTCATTTGGAACGCAAGGTGTTGGATGTCAGTCGAGAAAGGGACCAGCTGGCTGGTGAAAATGAGAGTCTCAGGGAGGCCAATGTCAGGCTAGAAGAACAAGTGAAGCATCTTCGTAATCTGCTCGAGAATCAGTCGCCGTTGGCTGCGTTAATTGGTAAATTATCACCGGCGAGTGTTGTCCTTGGTGAGGCGCCCACCGGTGAAGACGACGATAAAATTATATCTAGTG